One part of the Lactobacillus sp. PV012 genome encodes these proteins:
- a CDS encoding DUF2922 domain-containing protein: MATKVLKLTFVNGEGKNTNLSIANPKVDLPEDTVKAAMDEIVAAGAFMKDGVNKFVGVVGAKYYTTQSDAIFSNKAE, translated from the coding sequence ATGGCAACAAAAGTTTTAAAATTAACCTTTGTCAACGGTGAAGGCAAGAATACTAATCTTTCAATTGCTAACCCTAAGGTAGATTTACCTGAAGATACTGTAAAGGCTGCTATGGATGAAATCGTAGCAGCAGGTGCATTTATGAAAGATGGTGTAAACAAGTTTGTTGGTGTTGTTGGTGCGAAGTACTACACTACTCAATCTGACGCTATCTTTAGCAACAAAGCCGAATAA
- a CDS encoding YvrJ family protein: MTQEIMKYVLEQASGVVIALMLIIRIESKLDGLTAAIMRLSETKSEDRV, translated from the coding sequence ATGACACAAGAAATCATGAAATATGTCTTAGAACAGGCGTCAGGCGTGGTTATTGCTCTTATGCTTATAATTCGTATTGAAAGTAAGCTAGATGGGCTAACAGCTGCAATCATGCGTCTTTCTGAGACTAAAAGCGAGGATCGTGTGTAG